TCTTCGCGCAGCGCCTTGCAGGCCTGGGCGCCGGAATAGTCGAACTCGCAGGCCTGCCCGATGACGATCGGCCCCGCGCCGATGATCATGATCGATTCGATATCGGTTCTTTTGGGCATGGGCTGATTCCTGATCCGGGACGCGGGGCGCCACCCGGCGCCCAAATTGTTGCGCGTTATAGGCAAGGCGGGAAAAGGTGCAAGGGGGTGCGCGCCGGCATCCCGCCCCGTTCCGCGCCGTCCCGGCGCTCAGACTTGACTTCCCGGCCAAGTCCATGTGTATCGGCGCGATATTTTCCGCGCCCGAAGGGACCGATCCGATGCACGCCTATCGCAGCCACACCTGCGCCGATCTTACCGCCGCCGATACCGGAACCACCGTCCGCCTGTCGGGCTGGGTTCACCGGGTCCGCGACCACGGCGGTGTGCTGTTCATCGACCTGCGCGACCATTACGGCGTCACCCAGATCCTGTGCGACGGAGACAGTGCCGCCTTTGATGAACTCGAAAAGGTCCGGTCCGAATGGTGCATCCGCATCGACGGCACAGTCAAGGCGCGTGACCCCGACCTGGTCAATCCCAAGCTGCCCACCGGCGAGATCGAGGTCTATGTCCGCGATCTGGAAGTGCTGGGTGCCGCGTCCGAACTGCCGCTGATGGTGTTCGGCGACCAGGAATACCCCGAGGAAACCCGCCTGCGGTACCGGTTCCTCGACCTGCGCCGCGAGGCGATGCAGTCCAACATGACCCTGCGCTCGGACGTTGTCGCCAGCATGCGCCGCCGCATGTGGGACCAAGGGTTCCGGGAATACCAGACCCCGGTGATCACCGCATCCTCGCCCGAGGGCGCGCGCGATTTCCTGGTGCCGTCGCGCCTGCATCCGGGCCGGTTCTACGCGCTTCCGCAGGCGCCGCAGCAGTTCAAGCAGCTGATCATGGTGTCGGGGTTCGACAGGTATTTCCAGATCGCGCCCTGTTTCCGCGACGAGGACCCGCGCGCCGACCGCTCGCCCACCGATTTCTACCAGCTCGACATGGAAATGTCCTTCGTCACCCAGCAGGATGTGTTCGACACCATCCAGCCGGTGTTGCGCGGCGTGTTCGAGGAATTCGCCGATGGTGCGACCGTCGATGCCGACTGGCCGCAGATCAGCTATCGCGACGCGGCGCTGTGGTATGGCACCGACAAGCCCGACCTGCGCAACCCGATCAGGATGCAGCGCGTATCCGAGCATTTCGCGGGCGGCGGCTTTGCGATTTTTGCCAAGCTTCTGGAACAGGACGGCACCGAGATCCGCGCCATCCCCGCCCCCGGCGGTGGTTCGCGCAAGTTCTGCGACCGGATGAACAAGTTCGCCCAGGGCGAAGGCCTGCCGGGGATGGGCTATATCTTCTGGCGCGAGGGCGCGGACGGTATGGAAGCGGCCGGCCCGCTGGCCAAGAATATCGGCCCCGAACGGACCGAGGCAATCCGGCAGCAGCTGGGTCTCGGCGTCGGTGACGCGGCGTTTTTCCTCGGCGGCAAGCCGTCGGATTTCGAAACCGTGGCCGGCAAGGCCCGCGTGGTGATCGGCGACGAACTGGGGCTGACCGAAACCGACCGTTTCGCCTTTGCCTGGATCGTCGATTTCCCGATCTACGAACGCGACGCAGAAACCGGCAAGGTGGATTTCGAACACAACCCGTTCTCGATGCCGCAGGGCGGCATGGAAGCGCTGCAGGGCGATCCGCTCGACGTTCTGGGCTATCAGTATGACCTGGCCTGCAACGGCTACGAGATCCTGTCGGGCGCGATCCGCAACCATATTCCCGAAATCATGTTCCGCGCCTTCGAGATCGCCGGCTATGACGAGGCCGAGGTGCGGCGCCGGTTCGGCGGGCTGGTCAATGCGTTCCAGTATGGCGCGCCGCCGCACGGAGGCTGCGCCGCCGGGATCGACCGGATCGTGATGCTGCTGGCGGATACGGTCAACATCCGCGAGGTCATCATGTTCCCGATGAACCAGCGCGCCGAGGACCTGATGATGTCGGCCCCGTCCGAACCGACCTCGGATCAGTTGATGGAACTGGGCCTGCGCGTGATCCCGCAGGAGTGATCCGCGGCGGGCGCGTCTATGGCAGCTGACCGGGGCTGGACGAAGCCGCGCTCTGTCAGCGCCGCGGCCTGATGCCGACCGGCGACGTACGTGGCCGGGCCGCATGGGTCATGCGCGCGGCGACCGGGCTGGAAACTTCGGTCTTTCCGGGGTTGAACATGGGCGCCGATCCGGGATTACTGCGATGAGAAAGGATCACGCCATGACGGACCCGACCGACACTCCCGTTGGCGCCCCGGTTCCCGGCTGGAGCCCGCCGCCGGTTCCCGGTGGCGATATCCTGGAAGGCCGCCACGCGCGGCTCGAACCGCTGAACTCGGCCAGCCATGGCGCCGCTCTCTTTCGTGCGGTCGACGGGCATGACCGCCTCTGGACCTACATGCCCTACGGCCCGTTCGAGACCGAACAGGCCTATTGCGACTGGGTGGACGGCGTCACGGCGGATTCCGCCCTGTCCTTCTACGCGATCTTCAACCGCGACACCGGGGCCTGGGGCGGCGTGGCCTCGTATCTGCGCATCGCCCCCGAGGCCGGGTCCATCGAGGTCGGCCATATCAACCTGGCGCCGGGGCTGGCACAGACGGCGGCGGCCACCGAAGCGATCGTCCTGATGATGGGCTGGGCCTTCGAGGCCGGGTATCGCCGGTTCGAATGGAAATGCGACGCGCTGAACCGGCCATCGCGTCGCGCCGCCCAGCGGCTGGGCCTGAGCTATGAAGGCATCTTCCGGCAGGCGGTCGTGGTCAAGGGGCGCAACCGCGACACCGCCTGGTTCGCCGCCATCGACAAGGAATGGCCCGCGTTGCGCGACGCATATGACGCCTGGCTGGCGCCGTCGAATTTCGACGCAGACGGACGGCAAAAACGCGCCCTCGGCGCGTTTACCACCCCGATCCGGGTCGCCTCCGATCCAACCCTCTGACCCGACCCCCTGAACGGCTGACGGCCCGGTCCCGCGACACGGCCCATCCCGGCGCCGCCGAGCCTTCCGCAAAACCGGCCCGCCACCGCCCCGTGGCCGCCCATGTGTTGCAACCGCGCGCGCGATCCCCGGATCAGGACCGAGGCCTGTCGCGCAACGCCTGTTTCCGCGGGCGGCCGATCAGACGCGACTGCACGAACAGGACGGCGCCCAGCGACACCAGCGCGGCGAGAAATGTCGCCACCATCTCAGATCGCCCGTCGCTGCTGCAGCCGATCCCGGATCAGCCCGGAGATATGGGCCGCCTCGTCGGCAACGGGTCCGCCGCGGGCACGGCCGCGGGCCAGCGCGGCCGCGGCCTGGGCCAGCACGTTGTCATCGGCACTGCGCGCCACCCCGCCCAGGAACTGGGCGACATAGTCGAGCATCGAGCCCTCGGCCCCATCGTCCAGCACGTCGGCCGCATGGGCCATGTCGTCCCGATAGGCAATCGGATCGGGGCAGATCACCTCGTCCTCGACCGCACGCGGACCAAAGGCGCGGCGATCCTCGGGCAGGCGCGACAGCACCGCGTTCTGGAACACGGCCAGCGATGTCACCGGCTTGGCTAGGAACCCGTCGGCTCCCGCCGCGATTGCCGCCGATTCCGCGAAATCGTCGCCCGACATGCCCAGGATCACCGGCACGCGCGGGGTGGCCGAGGCCAGTTCCTCGATCAGCGACACGCCGGACCCGTCGGGCAAGCCCAGGTCGACGAAGATCACCGAGGGGCGGTAGATCTGCAAATGCCGCCGCGCCGATTTCAGACAATCGGCGCGGCGGATGCGCGCGCCCGATCGCAGGCACAGAAGACGCATCGCCTCGCAGGCGTAGCGGCTGTCCTCGACCACCAGAACGGTCAGCCCCAGCAAGGGCCGGTTGGCGGTCGGTTGACGGTGAGTCGCGGCAAACAGGTCCGAATCATCCATCTTGCAATTTCTCCTCGGCAGGCGCGCCAAGGCTAGGCGGGGATGCCTAACGATACGTTAACACCCTTGCCCCCCGCCCCACCCGGCGGCATAACCCGGCCCGACGCCCCCCGTTCGGCCAGCCCGTTCGACAACCCCATTCGACCACCCCATTCGACCACAAGGAGCATCCCATGATCGGCCGCCTGAACCACGTCGCCATCGCCGTCCCCGATCTCGAAGCGGCCTCGGCGCAGTATCGCGATGCCCTGGGCGCCAGCGTCGGCGCACCGCAGGACGAACCCGATCACGGCGTCACCGTGGTCTTCATCGACCTGCCCAACACCAAGATCGAACTGCTCTACCCGCTGGGCGAGAACAGCCCGATCCAGGGCTTTCTCGACAAGAACCCCGCGGGCGGCATCCACCATGTCTGCTACGAGGTCGAGGATATCCTGGCCGCGCGCGACCACCTGCAGGCGACGGGGGCACGCGTGCTGGGCAGCGGCGAACCCCGGATCGGCGCCCATGGCAAACCGGTGCTGTTCCTGCATCCCAAGGATTTCAACGGCTGCCTGGTCGAACTGGAACAGGTCTGAGGACACCGACATGGCCATCGTATCGGCAATCGTGCTCTATGTCGTGATCTGGTTCATGGCATTCTTCATCGCCCTGCCGATCCGGCTCAAGACCCAGGGCGACGTGGGCGAAGTCGTCCCCGGCACCCATGCGGGCGCGCCGGCGCAGCACCACCTGAAGGCCAAGTTCAGGATCGTCACCGTGGTGGCGTTCGTGATCTGGGTCATCGTCGTGGCGATCATCCTGTCGGGCGTGCTCGGCGTGGGCGATATCGACTGGTTCCACCGGATGGACCCGACCGTCGAAAGCTGACCGCCAGACAGCGCCCGCCGCCAATTCGGGTCACCCGGACCGGGCGCACCGACGGTTGCGCTCAATACTGTCGCAACCGCCCGTTGAGCATGTGGAACAGATGGGTAAAGGTGGCCGCCCCGACGATCGGAACCAGCAGGTTCACCAGCGGCACCGATAACGGGATCGCCATCAGCGTGCCCGCCAGCCAGACCCTGCCCGCATATTGCCTGCGCAGCCGCTTCGCGCCGTCACGGCCGATCCGGCGCATGGCGGCCAGCATGATATATTCACGGCCCAGCAGGAATCCGTTCAGCCCCCAGAAGATGAACATCGCGAAGGGCGTAAAGACGACATAGAGCAGGATCGCCACGAGGTTCGCCGCGATCAGCACGCCGAGGAAATTCACCGTATCCCGCAAAGCATCGCCGAACGGCACCGGATCGACCGGCGGCAGGCCGCGGTAATGCCGGTCCTCGACCGCCTGCGCCACCTCGTCGAGGAACATCGAGGTGATCGCCGAGGCGACCGGCACCATCAGGAACACCGACAGGATCATCATCACGACCAGCGAGGACCAGCTCAGCAGGTCGCCCAGCCAGGTCACCTCGCCAACGATCGGCAGCGTCGTGCTGTCTCCGGTCAGCCAGCCGATCAGATACATTACCCCGGCACTGGCCGCGATCAGCAGCGCCAGCGTCAGCGCCACGCCCAGGCCCAGCACCTTGCGAAAACGCGGGTCGCCCAACTGCCCCAGCGCCAGGAGAAAGGCCCGCAGGATCATGCCTCGGCCCAGTCGGTTATCGCGTCGAGATCGGGCCGCGGCCGTTCGGGCGGGGCTCCGGTTTCGGTGCCGATATGGATGAACCCGGCCACCTGTTCATGCGCGGCAAGCCCCAGCCCGTCGGCGCAGAACCCCCGGTCATGGGCCGGCCACCCGGACAGCCAGTTCGCCCCCCATCCCGAGGCCAGGGCGGCGTTCAGCAACGCGCAGCAGACCGCCCCCGCCGACAGGGTCTGTTCATAGGCCGGGATCTTGTCGCTGTCGCGCCGCACCTCGATCACCGCCACGGCAAGGTTGCCCAGGTCGAACTGCTGACGCCCCTTGGCGATATCCTCGGGCGGTTTTCCCAATGCCGCGCCGCGCGCCTCCACCACGCCGGCCAGCCGGTCCAGGGCCGCCGCGTTCAGCACGATGAACCGCCACGGCTCCAGCTTGCCGTGATCGGGGCTGCGGGCGGCGGCGGTCAGGATGGGCATCAGCGCCGCCCGATCCGGGACCGGCAGGCCCAGCGTCTTGGCCGGGCGCGACCGCCGCGACAACAGGAAATCGAGCGCGGCCTGGTTTCGATCGGGCATGAAGTTAATCCTCTTTACATCCCAGTCCTGCCCTATCTCGGCGCAGGCGCGCAAATATTCAAGGGGTAAAAGATGCGTGACCCCGGTTGTTGGCCGTCGAGGCGGCGCGCGAACATGGTATGATGCCGGCACCGCCGAAGGAGCCGAGATGACCCGCCTGACGATACCCGCCGCCCTGTCGGCCGCGCTCATGGCGCTTGCCGGCTGTGATCCCACCGCATCTGGGCTGGATTCTGGTTCTGATTCTGGCCTCTATGCCTCGCCTGCCGGCAATTACGGCGGCCGTCCTGCCGGCCTTGCGCCGCCACCCGGCCGCACCGCGCAGGAACGCGCCGAACGGCGGGCCTATTACCGGGGGCCGCGCGGGGACGAATTCTAGGCCGCTACCCGACCGGCAAACCCGCACGCAGATCGCCGCTGCCGACCGGCCTTATCATCGCAGGTCCCGGGCCATGCGCGCCACCTCTTCCCGCAGGAACGCATCGAATCGCGCCGTGGGCTGGCGCACCGCCAATGTCTCGGCCAGCGGGTCCGGCGCCTCGATCCCGGACCCGGCCAGCGCCGCGATGGCCGCGTGACCGCAGAACGGGACATAGACCTCGGAATAGCCGCCCTCATGCACCAGAACCAGGCGCCCGCCGCACAGCGCCGCCGCCGCTTCCTTCAGCCGGAGCGTCATCTGCCGGAAGGTGTCGGCGGTGGCCAGCATCCGCGCCATCGGGTCGATGGCCGAGGCGTCAAAGCCGCAGGCCACGACGATCGCCTCCGGCCTGAACCGTTCCAGCGCCGGCACCACGATCTCGTCGATCACCGCGAGATAGGCGGTATGCCCCGCCCCGGCGAGCAGCGGCACATTGAGGTTGAACCCCGCGCCGGCACCCCGACCGCGGTCGCCGATACCACCGGTATCGAGCGGATAGTTCCCCTCCTGGTGTACCGATACGGTCAGCACGTCGTCACGCTCATAATAGATCGCCTCGGTGCCATTGCCGTGATGCACGTCCCAGTCCACCACCGCGACCCGGCCCAGGCCGTCCCGCGCCTTCGCCGTTTCGATGGCGATGGCGATATTGGCCAACAGGCAGAAGCCGTTGGGAAAATCCGGCAGGCAGTGATGCCCCGGCGGGCGCGACAGGGCATAGGCGGTGTCGACCTCTCCCGCCAGCACGGACCGCAGCGCCCCGACCGCCAGCCCCGCCGACAGCGCGGCGATCTCGAACCCGCCCTGCGCGAAGGGCGTGCGCAGCCCCAGTTCGCCGCCGCCCGCATCCGACAACCGCCGGAATTCGGCCAGGTAGCTTTCGGGATGCACCCGCGCCATGTCCTCCCAGGCCGCCGCGGGCGCCCCGCGCGCGTCCAGCTCGGCGATCAGGCCGGTGACATCCATCAGGTTCTTCAGCCGCCGCTTGGTCTCGGGATTTTCCGGCAGCCCGCCGGCGGCCAGCGGCTGAACCAGCCCCCCCACCGGCAGGGTAAAGGCATAGCTGCCACCCCCATGCCAGAAACACCGCTCATCCCAGAAAAACCCGGTCGTCATGCCGTTTCCCTTCCTCTTGCCCGAAATATCCCCGCCGGAGGCATGAAAACCCATGGCACCCGGCCACCGCACCATGCAACATGGCCGGCGATGGCGAAACCGAAAACCCGAGACCTGCCCGACCTGACCGGACGCGCGATACCGGGGGCGGAAATTACGCTGCGCGCCACGCCCAGAGCCGCGCGCAACTCGCTCGTCGGCGACGCGGAGACCCTGCGCGCGACCGTGACCGTCGCGCCCGAGAACGGCAGGGCGAACGCGGCGGTCGCGGCGCTGCTGGCTGCCGCGATGGGCGTCGCCCCCAGCCACCTGGTGCTGATCCGCGGCCAGACCGCCCGCACCAAGACCTTCCGCTACGATCCGCCCAAATCGTCCTGATCGCCCCGCTCGTCCTGATCGTCGGCAACCTCGCGCAACCGGTAGACCCCTTCCGGCAGGTCCAGCGCGGCCGCGAGATCGCGCAGCATCTCCGGCGAAAACGTCACTTTCTGCACCCGGTCGGTGCGCGGGTCCCATTGTTCGACGGTGACACATTCGGCAAAGCCGTTGATCACCACGTCCTCCTGCAGCGGGGCCGCGCCCTCGTCCACCAGGGTGATCACGGTGGCGTCGAATTCATGCTCGATGGTAAACATGCCCACACCCTGCCGCCGCCGCGGCGGGGACGCAAGAGGCGCAGAAGACCTCACCGGCCCGCGCGTCATTTCCTTGCCTTTTCGGGCATCTTTGCCCATTAGAGGCGCGCCGCGCCTTCGGCGGCAGCTGACCCCAGGTGACCATATGTGCCCAGCGACCAGCAACGAGGACATACCTCGCGGCTACATCATCCCCATCGGCGGTGGTGAGGACCGGGAAAGGGATATGCAGATCCACCGCCGCTTCGTCGAGCTGTCCGGCGGCGCGGACGCGGCCATCGTCGTGATCCCGACCGCCTCGATGCTCGAGGAAACCGGCCCCGACTATCACCGCATCTTCTCGGAACTGGGCGCCGGCCAGGTCGAGTTCCTGCCGATCTCGCGCCGGGCCGATTGCGACAACCCCGAGTTTGCCGATCTGATCGACCGCGCGAGCGGCATCTTCATGACCGGCGGCAACCAGCTGCGGCTGTCCGCGATCCTGGGCGGCACGCTGCTGGCGCAGAAGATCCGCCGCCGCAACGCCGCGGGCGTGCCGGTGGCCGGCACCTCGGCCGGCGCCTCGATCATGTCCGAACACATGGTCGCGGGCGGCAGTTCCAATGCCGCGCCCGCCGAGGGCAACATCACCCTCGCGCCGGGGATGGGCCTGACCAACGCGGTGATCATCGACCAGCATTTCACCCAGCGCAACCGGCTGGGCCGGCTGCTCACGGCCACCTCCTACAATCCCTTCCTGATCGGCATCGGCATCGACGAGGACACCGCCGCCTTCATCGGCCCCGACAACGTGTTCGAGGTCGTGGGCTCGGGCAGCGTCACCGTCGTCGACGCGGGCCAGCTGACCCATTCCTCGATGTGGGACGCCCGCCCCGGCGAAGCGCTCAGCCTGCTCGGCTTGCGGCTTGACGTTCTCGGCGAAGGCTGCCGTTATGACCTGACGGCCCGTGTTGCCTATCCGCCCGATGAGCATCTGGCCTTCTGCAGCCTGCCGGTATCCTCCGGCGATCCGCCACCAGAAGCGGAGGGCTGATCGTCAACGCCCGGGAGGGAGGTATGCCCGCATGAAGATCGTTTCCACCAATGTCTTTGTCGGTCCGAATGTCTGGGCCCGGTTTCCGGTGATCCGCCATGTCGTCGATCTCGGCCCGCTCGAGACCTGGCCATCCGCAAAGATCGGGGAACCCTTCATCGACGGGCTGCTGAGCGCCCTGCCCGGCCTGCGGGAACATGGCTGCTCCTATCGCGAACCCGGCGGCTTCGTCCGCCGGTTGCGCGAGGATGACGGCACCTGGCTGGGCCATGTGATGGAACATGTGGCGATCGAGATCCAGGATGTCGCCGGGTCGGACGTGACCTTTGGAAGGACCCGCGGCACCGGCGAGCCGGGCCAGTACAACCTGGTCTACGAATACCGGCAGCGCGACGTCGGGCTGGCCGCGGGCAAGCTGGCGCTGCGCCTGCTGATGCACCTGCTGCCCGCCGAGCTGCAGGCGCAGGTCGATCACGAGATTGACCCCGGTTTCGACTGGGAGGACGAGCTGCGCAGCTTTGTCCTGCGCGCCCAGAAAAAGGAATTCGGCCCGTCGACCGGGTCGCTGGTCAAGGCGGCCGACGATCGCGACATCCCCTGGATTCGCCTCAACGACTATTCGCTGGTCCAGTTCGGTCACGGCAAGTTCCAGAAACGGATCCAGGCCACGATCACAAGCGAGACCAAGCATATCGCGGTCGAGATATCCTGCGACAAGGAAGACACCCACAACCTGCTCAACGATCTCGGCCTGCCGGTGCCGCAGCAGCGCATGGTCTATTCCGCCCGCGAGGCGGTGCGCGCCGCCCAGCGCATCGGGCACCCGGTGGTGGTCAAGCCGCTCGACGCCAATCATGGCCGCGGCGTGTCGATCAACCTCAATTCCGACGACGAGGTCGAGGCCGGGTTCGCCGAGGCGAAACAGCATTCCAAGAGCCGCGCGATCCTGGTCGAGAGCTTCATCACCGGGTTCGACCACCGGATGCTGGTGGTCGACAACAAGCTGGTCGCGGTGGCCAAGCGGGTGCCGGGCCATGTGGTCGGCGACGGCCTCAGCACGATCGCCGCGCTGATCGACCAGGTGAACGAGGATCCCCGCCGGGGCATCGGCCATGAAAAGGTGCTGACCAAGCTGGAACTGGACAACCAGGCCCAGCGGCTGATGGCGGATGCGGGCGTGACCGAGGACACGGTGCTGCCCGAGGGCGAGGTGTTCTACCTGCGCTCGACCGCCAACCTGTCCACCGGTGGCACCGCCATCGACATGACTGACGTGGTGCATCCCGACAACCGCGACATGGCCGAACGCGCGATCATGGCGGTCGGGCTCGACGTGGGCGGGGTCGATTTCCTGATCGACGACATCACGAAATCCTACAAGGATATCGGCGGCGCCATCGTCGAGGTGAACGCGGCGCCGGGCTTCAGGATGCATGTCGCCCCTTCCGAGGGCGAACCGCGCGACGTGGCCGGCGCGGTGATCGACATGCTGTTCCCGGTCGGGTCGGAAACCCGCATCCCGATCGCAGCGATCACCGGAACCAACGGCAAGACCACCACCTCGCGGATGCTGGCCCATATCATGAAGGCCAGCGGCAAGACCGTCGGCATGACCTCGACCGACGGGGTCTATGTCGATGGCAAGCTGAGCGTGAAGGGCGACATGACCGGGCCGAAATCGGCCCAGATCGTGCTGCGCGACCCGATGGTCGATTTCGCGGTGATGGAAACCGCGCGCGGCGGGCTGGTGCGGTCGGGACTGGGCTATCGCCGGTCCAACGTGGCCGCCTGCCTGAACGTCTCGGCCGACCATCTCGGCCTGCGCGGGATCGACACGGTCGAGGAACTGGCCGAGGTCAAGCGCGTCGTGGTCGAGAGCGCCACCGACACGGCGGTGCTGAATGCCGATGACATCAACTGCCTGCGCATGGCCGATTTCACCGATGCCGAGCATATCTTCTATGTCACGACCAACCCCGGCCACGCGCTGGTCAAGGAACATATCCAGTCGGGCGGCAAGGCCATCGTGCTGGAACAGGGCATGAATGGCGAGATGCTGGCGATCTACGACAACGGGCTGCACATGCCGGTGCTGTGGTCGCATGTGATCCCCGCCGCGCTCGAGGGCAAGGCGATGCACAACGTGCAGAACGCCATGTTCGCCGCCGCGATGGCCTATTCCTTCGGC
This is a stretch of genomic DNA from Pukyongiella litopenaei. It encodes these proteins:
- a CDS encoding class II histone deacetylase, with amino-acid sequence MTTGFFWDERCFWHGGGSYAFTLPVGGLVQPLAAGGLPENPETKRRLKNLMDVTGLIAELDARGAPAAAWEDMARVHPESYLAEFRRLSDAGGGELGLRTPFAQGGFEIAALSAGLAVGALRSVLAGEVDTAYALSRPPGHHCLPDFPNGFCLLANIAIAIETAKARDGLGRVAVVDWDVHHGNGTEAIYYERDDVLTVSVHQEGNYPLDTGGIGDRGRGAGAGFNLNVPLLAGAGHTAYLAVIDEIVVPALERFRPEAIVVACGFDASAIDPMARMLATADTFRQMTLRLKEAAAALCGGRLVLVHEGGYSEVYVPFCGHAAIAALAGSGIEAPDPLAETLAVRQPTARFDAFLREEVARMARDLR
- the cphA gene encoding cyanophycin synthetase, translated to MKIVSTNVFVGPNVWARFPVIRHVVDLGPLETWPSAKIGEPFIDGLLSALPGLREHGCSYREPGGFVRRLREDDGTWLGHVMEHVAIEIQDVAGSDVTFGRTRGTGEPGQYNLVYEYRQRDVGLAAGKLALRLLMHLLPAELQAQVDHEIDPGFDWEDELRSFVLRAQKKEFGPSTGSLVKAADDRDIPWIRLNDYSLVQFGHGKFQKRIQATITSETKHIAVEISCDKEDTHNLLNDLGLPVPQQRMVYSAREAVRAAQRIGHPVVVKPLDANHGRGVSINLNSDDEVEAGFAEAKQHSKSRAILVESFITGFDHRMLVVDNKLVAVAKRVPGHVVGDGLSTIAALIDQVNEDPRRGIGHEKVLTKLELDNQAQRLMADAGVTEDTVLPEGEVFYLRSTANLSTGGTAIDMTDVVHPDNRDMAERAIMAVGLDVGGVDFLIDDITKSYKDIGGAIVEVNAAPGFRMHVAPSEGEPRDVAGAVIDMLFPVGSETRIPIAAITGTNGKTTTSRMLAHIMKASGKTVGMTSTDGVYVDGKLSVKGDMTGPKSAQIVLRDPMVDFAVMETARGGLVRSGLGYRRSNVAACLNVSADHLGLRGIDTVEELAEVKRVVVESATDTAVLNADDINCLRMADFTDAEHIFYVTTNPGHALVKEHIQSGGKAIVLEQGMNGEMLAIYDNGLHMPVLWSHVIPAALEGKAMHNVQNAMFAAAMAYSFGVDLDNIRHGLRTFDTSFFQAPGRMNVFDEHPFKVILDYAHNPAAFGVMADLSDRLDVKGRRIVVVAVPGDRRDEDVADAAATLAGHFDHYICKADDNRRGRGEDEIPQMLKRDLIANGVAEDAITLIPDEPQAIDHGLEMAQPGDLLVIFGDNSARCWKQIIYFHQETAPEGDTPAPAAEPASPDLEELFGGEPVLIRDDRGVRLARDDEDSD
- a CDS encoding DUF167 domain-containing protein, producing the protein MAKPKTRDLPDLTGRAIPGAEITLRATPRAARNSLVGDAETLRATVTVAPENGRANAAVAALLAAAMGVAPSHLVLIRGQTARTKTFRYDPPKSS
- the mce gene encoding methylmalonyl-CoA epimerase; this encodes MIGRLNHVAIAVPDLEAASAQYRDALGASVGAPQDEPDHGVTVVFIDLPNTKIELLYPLGENSPIQGFLDKNPAGGIHHVCYEVEDILAARDHLQATGARVLGSGEPRIGAHGKPVLFLHPKDFNGCLVELEQV
- a CDS encoding nitroreductase family protein, with translation MPDRNQAALDFLLSRRSRPAKTLGLPVPDRAALMPILTAAARSPDHGKLEPWRFIVLNAAALDRLAGVVEARGAALGKPPEDIAKGRQQFDLGNLAVAVIEVRRDSDKIPAYEQTLSAGAVCCALLNAALASGWGANWLSGWPAHDRGFCADGLGLAAHEQVAGFIHIGTETGAPPERPRPDLDAITDWAEA
- a CDS encoding EI24 domain-containing protein, which encodes MILRAFLLALGQLGDPRFRKVLGLGVALTLALLIAASAGVMYLIGWLTGDSTTLPIVGEVTWLGDLLSWSSLVVMMILSVFLMVPVASAITSMFLDEVAQAVEDRHYRGLPPVDPVPFGDALRDTVNFLGVLIAANLVAILLYVVFTPFAMFIFWGLNGFLLGREYIMLAAMRRIGRDGAKRLRRQYAGRVWLAGTLMAIPLSVPLVNLLVPIVGAATFTHLFHMLNGRLRQY
- a CDS encoding DUF1467 family protein, with the protein product MAIVSAIVLYVVIWFMAFFIALPIRLKTQGDVGEVVPGTHAGAPAQHHLKAKFRIVTVVAFVIWVIVVAIILSGVLGVGDIDWFHRMDPTVES
- a CDS encoding GNAT family N-acetyltransferase → MTDPTDTPVGAPVPGWSPPPVPGGDILEGRHARLEPLNSASHGAALFRAVDGHDRLWTYMPYGPFETEQAYCDWVDGVTADSALSFYAIFNRDTGAWGGVASYLRIAPEAGSIEVGHINLAPGLAQTAAATEAIVLMMGWAFEAGYRRFEWKCDALNRPSRRAAQRLGLSYEGIFRQAVVVKGRNRDTAWFAAIDKEWPALRDAYDAWLAPSNFDADGRQKRALGAFTTPIRVASDPTL
- a CDS encoding cyanophycinase; the encoded protein is MQIHRRFVELSGGADAAIVVIPTASMLEETGPDYHRIFSELGAGQVEFLPISRRADCDNPEFADLIDRASGIFMTGGNQLRLSAILGGTLLAQKIRRRNAAGVPVAGTSAGASIMSEHMVAGGSSNAAPAEGNITLAPGMGLTNAVIIDQHFTQRNRLGRLLTATSYNPFLIGIGIDEDTAAFIGPDNVFEVVGSGSVTVVDAGQLTHSSMWDARPGEALSLLGLRLDVLGEGCRYDLTARVAYPPDEHLAFCSLPVSSGDPPPEAEG
- a CDS encoding response regulator, whose protein sequence is MDDSDLFAATHRQPTANRPLLGLTVLVVEDSRYACEAMRLLCLRSGARIRRADCLKSARRHLQIYRPSVIFVDLGLPDGSGVSLIEELASATPRVPVILGMSGDDFAESAAIAAGADGFLAKPVTSLAVFQNAVLSRLPEDRRAFGPRAVEDEVICPDPIAYRDDMAHAADVLDDGAEGSMLDYVAQFLGGVARSADDNVLAQAAAALARGRARGGPVADEAAHISGLIRDRLQQRRAI
- the aspS gene encoding aspartate--tRNA ligase, with amino-acid sequence MHAYRSHTCADLTAADTGTTVRLSGWVHRVRDHGGVLFIDLRDHYGVTQILCDGDSAAFDELEKVRSEWCIRIDGTVKARDPDLVNPKLPTGEIEVYVRDLEVLGAASELPLMVFGDQEYPEETRLRYRFLDLRREAMQSNMTLRSDVVASMRRRMWDQGFREYQTPVITASSPEGARDFLVPSRLHPGRFYALPQAPQQFKQLIMVSGFDRYFQIAPCFRDEDPRADRSPTDFYQLDMEMSFVTQQDVFDTIQPVLRGVFEEFADGATVDADWPQISYRDAALWYGTDKPDLRNPIRMQRVSEHFAGGGFAIFAKLLEQDGTEIRAIPAPGGGSRKFCDRMNKFAQGEGLPGMGYIFWREGADGMEAAGPLAKNIGPERTEAIRQQLGLGVGDAAFFLGGKPSDFETVAGKARVVIGDELGLTETDRFAFAWIVDFPIYERDAETGKVDFEHNPFSMPQGGMEALQGDPLDVLGYQYDLACNGYEILSGAIRNHIPEIMFRAFEIAGYDEAEVRRRFGGLVNAFQYGAPPHGGCAAGIDRIVMLLADTVNIREVIMFPMNQRAEDLMMSAPSEPTSDQLMELGLRVIPQE